The sequence gaccattgttgtacaacagttgcattaatgttttaacttaatTTAGTgattataagacaatgcacaacatttGTAAAATTCAATGAAACATTTTATTAATTTAACAAAATCATTTTTATCAAccgctgcccccccgccccccccccgccccgcactgtAAACCAGTCAATGAATGTAAACACAGTAACAACGATATTAACAGCAATATAAGATAAAAATAACAAGAACAGCAAGAACAACAAGAAAAACTACacccccctcaccccgcccccgctcccgacgtgaggccacgtttccctccagatcctggtccCCCCATGTGTCCTAGCCTTACCCACCCATTCTTGTCCCTGGGGACCGAGATGAGTCTGGCATGCAGCGGGcagtggcaagacttcctgccgtggtggtggtgatggtggtgcgaTCGGCTGTTGCGGGGGGTTTGGAGGTGAATACGAAGCTGGGCattgtcttccgagtcagaaggaagtgctcccTCCTGACTTGCTTGAGTGCTTGGGCTTGTGCTTGGACCAatcacagcaccttggggtgcagtgccgtgctcagtaaacaacgcatgccgcaaggcattggtggcagCGGTCAGTGCACGCATCTCCTCAAGCATCTGCTGCGCTACCTCCGCTTGGGCAGCAGGCACCTGGGAAATGTCCCGCGTGAACTGAGCAAAAGCTTGGAGATGCTCGCACCTTATCGCCACCGTCTcctcgcacagggagatcaagccctccaaccgATCGTCCATAGGAGGCGAGTGCTgaactcgctgacccgacctccgtgggaccGGTGTGCGCACTATTATGTGTCTTGGCATTGCTGGCTGCACGCTGCTTGGTCCCGGTATCTCTTCAGTCACAATAGCGAAATGCAAAGTGGCCTCAGGTTCATCCCCCTTTATGGGCTCCATaacattcctcctcctcctcctccggttcGGTGCTcgtatcctcctcctcttcctgtttgTCACCACTCGTGGTGAATGACACCTGCATGGGTGCAGGTGTAGGTGTTGCCTCCACTTGTGCCTCCTGTTGACCATCAAAGCACAACTGAGCTTatgagaacagaagggtacacattaccgagagacgtcacatattaatgcatcatgtggATTTCACTGCTCCAGAAAGCTGTCGCGGCTGCATCAATCGCAGATGGACAGAATAAGGGGGTGAGGATTTATGGGGGgcgcacagagaaggggacagcTGGCCAGGTGACCttcccctgctcttattgcttatgttcttatgttgttaacctgagagtaggacAAAGGCTGCATGCATAAAGTGATATGAtttgtatattgcattataattgcatgacgtgacattactttaaaactgtttgaGACATTACTCATGTGATGCATAGCAGGGTTccacaacaccacgggtggtggccgagcgactctGCGTACCCACAAGCGCGGCTGCACGCTCCTCAAGGTCAGTGAGCTGCTACACCTGAGCAGGACCCCCTCCGGTGCACCTCTGTTCTGACCGGTTGTTCGTTATCTTCTTCTGCGAAcgggaaaagagcatggcataagccctACCCACCAATGTTTGTCCCTGGGGACTGAGACAAGTCTGGCGTGCAGTGGGCAACAGCAAGACTTCCGGCCGTGATGGGGGTGATGATGGCGCGATCAGCTGTTGGGGGTGTTGGAGGGGACGATGAAGCTGGGGCATTGTCTTCCGAGTTGGAAGGTAGTGCTTCctcctgagtcatacaggagggcgggtattactacagccctgtagaccatgagcttggtggcagttttgagggcctggtcttcaaacactctttttcctcaggcagccgaaggcgcactggaggcggtgttgaatctcgtcgttaacgtctgctcttgttgataagaggctcttgaggtatgggaaatggtccatgttccaGGACCatgcccggaccggggtcaaacagggctgcgtcatcaccccaaccctcttctcaatcttcctcgctgccatgctccacctcacagtcaacaacctccccgctagagtggaactaaactacagaaccagtgggaagctgttcaaccttcgccatctccaggccaggtccaagaccatcccaacctttgtcgtcgagctacagtacacggacgacgcctgcgtctgcgtacatacagaggctgaactccaggacatagtcaatatatttactgaggcatacgaaagcatgggacttacactaaacatccgtaagacaaaggtcctccaccagcctgtcctcgccgcacagcactgccccccagtcatatttataattacaatcttcatcaaCACAATATAAAATCtggacttactcttgctgaagcgaccaggctgttccagcacttccGGCACTGGTGAGGCCGCCTCACCTCGTGGGACCCCAAGGAGACGATGTCCGCTATTTACGCCCAAATGTTCCGGCACgctcggggtggaggtttcccactgccATCCCGGGTTCATTCGGCACTTTCTGGACAAGGGCCTCATCggaaaagggctttgccctcttcACACCCCCCTCCACGCTGTCTGATGAAGACATCTCTTGTTTTTATTTTCTTCCAATCTATCTCTCGAACTGGTTTTATCTCTTTTTTCTCCAtttgcttctctctctcactcagctttccttctctcctttctctctctctctctctcctcgtccacaacggccttctgcgcatgcacctgACCTCCCGACACGGGGGAAAAGCTGGCCACCAAAAaaaacacatgcacagaaggccgttGCTCGGGAAGTTTTGCCTTCCACATCTCTGGGcctgtttcacatcgctgggcttcgCTGGACTATCGCTTCGTCCATTTCACTTTGCTGGGCTATCACTGAGCCGAAAGTCATGTTGCAAACAATGGGCGATGTACCAGTGATCATGAAcgctgacacatcgccaaggctggaacatcggccatttttggggcgatagccagcaaagtggaaagtcaagCCCAAAGGGTGGTTTCTCACTCCGCTGAAAGGGTTGCCTTGTATTGGGGCTGATCCAATGATGCAGGGCCGCCCCTTCTCCGGGATTGAGGAAGGTTGCTGAGAAGAGTTGCCTAGGGAAACTGTCACTCGGAGATGGGGGCGGGCGTAGTCATGTGGCCACACCACCTGACAGCCGAAGCGCTGGGGTAGATGGGAAAGAGCGCGTGATGTGGCGGCGCCATCCACTGAGCCCGGAGCACgcgcagtctgattgtcccggagaGAGGAAGGGCGGCGGGAGAGCGGCCCcgcgggagagagggaggcagggccCAGAGAGGGGCACGGGGCACCGGGGGGTCCCAGAGAGGGACACGGGGctcgagggtggggagagagacgcgGGGCTCCGGGGCGGGGAGAGGGTCACGGGGctccggggcggggagagagatgcGGGGCTCTGGGGCCCAGCTGACTGCTGGGGAGGGACACAGGGACCGGGCCGCGCTGTAATGGAACGGCAAAGACCCGCCGGGAGATGGCTCCGCACAGAGGGATTGCTGCCGCACTTCTGCCCCTCACTGCAAATGACCCCGCCCCGCCTGAAACCTTTATTGTTGATTGGCTGGCTCCTTCCCGCCTCTGTCCCCTATTGGTCGGCGATAACCAATGGTTTCCGGGCTCGCGCGGGGACAGTTGGATTAAAATCTGAAGCTGTTCCCGGCGGCGCGCTGTCAAACCGCCCTTTCTCCAACAGCAAAAGCGGCGCTTTTTACAGGTGACTCCCGGCACCGCCCATGGGGCAATTTTATACATGGAACATGGCGGGAGTTGGCATCGCTGCATTGGGCCAAAGGCAGTGTGTGTGAAGGCGGGCGGGCGCTGGGCTGGAGCGGGATTGGATTGTTGGACGGACAGTGATTGGGGAATCGATGGCAGCAAAGGGCAGAATGAGGCCTTGTTGAGGAGCCTGTTGACTGAAATCTCCTGGTGGAAGATgtagtgtatgcagcactcaaatcactaacgccacacggtctggtgttgtagtaactgctgtgacctcagtcctttattgtgtaactccagagtgtctctcaggtgtggtgggcagccttttatactctgtaccttcaggtctcccaccacagcgccctctgtggtgcaccattgtacttatacatttaatgtacctggacaagacataacatctcactccccccagctccagaagccattgccggtgacctcggccttgttcgtcctggttgatttgtgagtgtgagtccatgaaatccatgaccatccacttgcctcttctcccccatgtaaaggttatgcttgcgatccggtgcaagtctgtggtatttgcagtccttgcatggctgatgaagtacacaaacataagctccaacagaaaacaggtctacatggacagtacatttgtatggagcATATAATATGTGGGACAGATGTTGCagctacactgaacagttatttaatcccagctcctctgggtgaagtgcggtggcggtatactgcccctttttgcccgaggtaacaggctgcgctgagacagggtatcacaactagtgcgttgcctctgttctcagaaagtgatcACCTtagtggctcatctgcagccgctgaaccattgcatgaatcacataaatcgagAATCGCATTGGTCCATTAATCATGTTAGTCTCGGCTCCATTTACCCTTTTATtgtaccttgtggtattaactcttttcgtaatacatatcccttattttaaacacaggacccattcagcatcaaaatattaactcttatcataactcACATCATCAGACtaatcacattgctcatttagactcgatcttgccttacaaaagtctctttgtggggtccACCACGGTGTAAAGCCCTTTTAAGACTCtcaggtgcatttcccttttaagacgccatcttgtggttactacgaggcttcccttgggcggcgccattttagttgctctgcttgtctTTGTCTGCAGagttctgctgccacgaggctcgccaccatcttgagctcgctgacatgacgttttactctctggaatagaaggaTTAAAGAGGAAAGAAGAAAGGAAAATGGCCAAGACAATTTGATCGTGGCtctttggattcgatcagtcatgGTCCCTGTGAGAGCGGTCTCCGTATTTGCTGccgtatccgccgctctggctcttgtacccaCCCAAGTAGCTGTCGCGTTCCCCCGAGTCATACCTGCCACCGCCGTAGCCTCCGCTCCGGCCGTTGTCCCGGTAaccgccgcctctcctgtagcctccgctccggccgttgtcccagtaactgccatctctcctgtagcctccgctccggcCGTTGTCCCGGTAACCGCCGCCTCTCCTGTAGTCTCCGCTCcggccgttgtcccagtaactgccgcctctcctgaagCCTCCGCTCCGGCCGTTGTCCCAGTAaccgccgcctctcctgtagcctccgctccggccattgtcccagtaactgccgcctctcctgtagcctccgctccggcCGTTGTCccggtaactgccgcctctcctgaagCCTCCGCTCCGGCCGTTGTCCCAGTAaccgccgcctctcctgtagcctccgctccggccattgtcccagtaactgccgcctctcctgtagcctccgctcctgccgttgtcccagtaactgccgtctCTCCTGTAGTCTCCGCTCcggccgttgtcccagtaactgccgcctctcctgtagcctccgctccggccgttg is a genomic window of Pristiophorus japonicus isolate sPriJap1 chromosome 4, sPriJap1.hap1, whole genome shotgun sequence containing:
- the LOC139262690 gene encoding keratin, type I cytoskeletal 9-like, with translation MADKSGGGGRGGVHAEKKSGGGRGYGGGRDSDGGGGGYGGHRRGGSYRDNGRSGGYRRGGSYRDNGRSGGYRRGGSYWDNGYRRGGSYWDNGRSGDYRRDGSYWDNGRSGGYRRGGSYWDNGRSGGYRRGGGYWDNGRSGGFRRGGSYRDNGRSGGYRRGGSYWDNGRSGGYRRGGGYWDNGRSGGFRRGGSYWDNGRSGDYRRGGGYRDNGRSGGYRRDGSYWDNGRSGGYRRGGGYRDNGRSGGYGGGRYDSGERDSYLGGYKSQSGGYGSKYGDRSHRDHD